The following nucleotide sequence is from Vibrio fluvialis.
GATGCCATTCCGATCAACGACCTCACGCTGGTGCAACATCGTCTGTTGGCGATATTTCTGCTGGCCGCACTATTGTGGGTATTGGAACCAGTGCCCGTCTTTGCCACCTCGATTCTGATCATTGCCCTTGAACTGGTGATGATTTCCGACAAAGGGCTGCATCCGTTTCGCGCCCCTGTCGAGGGCCATGACCTCGGCCATCTGTTGCCTTACACGGAAATTTTCAGCGCCTTCTCATCACCGATCATCATTCTGTTTATGGGCGGCTTTGCGCTGGCCATCGCCGCCTCGAAGTATGAACTCGATAACAACCTCGCCCGCGTGCTACTCAAGCCGTTTGGTAATCAACCGAAATACATCATGCTCGGCCTGATGCTGATCACTTCCGTGTTTTCGATGTTCATGTCCAACACCGCAACCACCGTGATGATGCTGGCACTGTTGGGGCCGATTGTCGCATCGGCACCGAAAGGTGACCTCGGCATTAAGGCGCTGGTGCTGTGTATCCCGATTGCAGCCAATACTGGCGGTATCGCCACCCCCATCGGCACACCGCCCAACGCGATCGCACTACAATATTTGACCGGTGAGAACAGCATCAGCTTTTTGTCGTGGATGATGATGGGTTTACCGTTTGTGCTAATCCAACTGACGATTGCCTGGTTCCTGCTGCAAAAACTGTTTCCTTCTTCACAACCGACCATGACGCTCAAACTCGATGGCACCTTCCAGCGTAACTGGCGGGCAGTTGTGGTTTACGTTACCTTCGCCGCCACAATTTTGCTGTGGATGACCACCTCACTGCACGGCATGAACACTTACGTGGTATCGATTATTCCGCTGGCGGTATTTACGCTGACGGGCATCATGGGCAAAGAAGAACTCAAGCAGATCAACTGGGATGTTCTGTGGCTGGTTGCCGGGGGGATTGCGATCGGTATTGGTCTGGAACAGACCGGACTGGCGACAGCACTGGCGCACGCCATCGATTATGAATCCCTGTCACCGATGTCGGTGGTGATCACTCTGTCGCTGGTGTGCTGGGTCATGGCCAACTTTATGTCCAACACCGCAACCGCCAACCTGCTGATGCCCATCGCAGCAGCGATTGGTGCGACCATGAACAGCCTGAGCGATGTCGGCGGCCTGCAAGGCCTGTTAGTGGTCGTGGCCTTTTCCGCCTCACTGGGGATGATTCTGCCGGTATCGACGCCGCCTAACTCACTCGCCTACTCAACCGGTCTCATCCAGAGCAAAGACATGGCCAAAACCGGCTTAATCATCGGTGTCATTGGCCTGGCGATTGTCTACATCGCCGCCGCTATTCTCGGCTGAAACGTCAACCCGTGACTTGTATTTTATTGGACACAAGTCACGGGCTCGAAATTTTCGTCCATAATTCCCTTATTAACCGGGTTTCTGAGCAATTAATAATCGATCGCGATCAAATTAATCCGCACGATAATTTCTTACGCTTTTGCTGAACAATCACTAAAATTAACCGCATTTCAGTAATTTAAATTAACTATTCACGCTTATTGGATTAATTTTCAGTTATTTCTATCAGCAGGATGAGATTGTCCGGCAGGAAGGGCAGAGTATGAGACATACGATTAAATTCAAAATTCAGGTCGCGATTGCGATCATCATCGCCATCGTCAGTGGCGTGCAGGCATGGAACTCCATCAGTCAGTTACGTCAGGAGACCACCAAATCCATCAACAGTGAAATGGCTAACGTCAGCCTGGCCACCAGCCGCTATATCAGTGACTGGTTGTCGATTCGCAGTGACATGATGCTGGCCAACGAATCCCGCATCGCCAGCGGCGAAAACACCGACCGCGAACTGCTGGTGACCAAACACGCCGGTCAGTTTCTCTCGGTGTACGCTGGTTTCAGCGATGGCACGATTGCCTACGGCGATAAAAGTGAAGACTGGCCAGCCGATTACGACCCTCGTACTCGCCCTTGGTATCAAGATGCGATGGCCAATTCCGGCTTAGTATTGACTGAACCTTATCAGGATTTCGATGGCAGTATCGTGGTCAGTTTTGCCAAAGCATTTCGCGGCAGTCGTCAGGGCGTGTTGGCCGCTGACCTGACCGTCACCAACCTGATCAAGCAAGTGTTGAGTATCAAGCTCGACAACAACGGCTTTGCATTTTTAGTCGACGGTAATAATAAAATCGTCGCCTATCAGGATGAAAAACTGAGCCAGAAACCGCTGACCGAACTCAACCCGCAGCTTTCCGCACAGACAATGCAGCAACTGGCGGCGGCAGATCACGCCAGCCAGATACAGTGGCCGAGCCGCGATGATCAATTGATCTACGTGAGCAAAATCGCGGGCACCAACTGGCTGCTGGGTATCGTGGTGGATCACGGCATGGCTTACGCATCGGTCAGCGACCAGATTACTTTTACTTCAATCGCTACGCTGATTCTGTACGTGCTCATTGCCCTGGCCAGCACCTGGGTGGTCAATCGCCTGCTGCAACCGCTGCAAGTACTGTCCGGCGCTCTGCAAGAGCTGTCACGTGGTGAAGGTGATCTGACCCAGCGCGTCAACATTGAACGCAAAGATGAAATTGGTGAACTGGCGGAGAAGGTCAATCAGTTCATCAGCCAGATGCAAACCATGCTCAAAGACATTGTGGAGCACAGCCATAGCCTGTCGTCTCAGGCGCAACACGCCAAGTCTCTCTCGATTCAGTCCACTGATCGCGTTAAACGCCAGCAGGATGACGTCAACCAAATCGCCACCGCGATTCATGAGATGTCAGCGACGGCGGCTGAAGTCGCCAGCCATGCAGAGCTGACCGCGAATGCTTCGCAAGCCTCGGCGTCGGCTTGTGAAGAAGGTCAATCCGTGATTGGTAAAAACCGTCAGGCGATCACCGATCTGGCCAATCAGGTCACCAATGCGGCGAGCGTGATCCGCGAACTGGAAAGCAACGCACAGAGTATCAACCAGATCCTGTCGACCATTCAGGGCATTGCCGAGCAAACAAACCTACTTGCTCTCAACGCAGCGATTGAAGCGGCGCGAGCGGGCGATCAGGGCCGCGGTTTTGCTGTGGTGGCCGATGAAGTGCGCGTGCTGAGCCAACGTACCCACGGCTCGACAGAAGAGATTCGCACCATGATTGAAACCCTGCAGCGCAACACGCAGCAGGCGGTCGAAAGCATGGAAAGCAGTACCTCACTGGCCGACAGCAGTGTCTCCTATGCCCAGCAGGCTCAAGACAGCCTCGCGAGCATCACTCAAGCCATCACGGAAATCAACGACATGGCATTGCAAATCGCCAGCGCGGCCGAAGAACAACGTGCGGTGAGCGAAGACATCAGCCGCAATACACAAGGCATCAAAGATGCCTCAGACGATCTGGCGTATCAGGCACAGCAGAGCAGTGAAAGTGCAAGCGAGATGCACAGCGCTGCCGATGCGATGCGTCATGAGATCAGTCGATTTAAAGTCTGATTTCATTGGCCCTCATGCCCTGTAAATACAGGGCATGATCGACCGTGAATTTGCTTTGTTTTACCTACCCTTAATGGCATATTGAGAGCCTATTTCTCCCGCGCACTGTCAAGGACGATTCTATGGGATTCGAGTGGCTGGCTCTCGCCGCTGCCTTTCTGTGGGCCATTGCTGGCCTGATGTCTGTTACCCCTGCCCGCTATCTGGGCACCTTTACCTATAGTCGCTGGCGCATGGGATGTACTTCTGTGATCCTTGGCACCATTGCGCTGCTTAGCGGAGGCTGGTCGAGTGTCGACACCAGCGCCGTCACTCCAATGATGCTCTCGGGCTTGATCGGTATTTTCATTGGTGACACCGCACTGTTTGCCTGTTTAAACCGCATGGGGCCGCGTCAGGCTGGCCTGCTGTTTTCTTGTCATGCTGTTTTTTCTGCCATTCTCGGCTACTTCCTGTTCAGTGAAAGCATGACACCGGGGGAATTACTGGGTTCGGCACTGGTCTTTTCCGGTGTATTGACTGCAATCTTTTTTGGTCGCCGTGGTCAAACCAACAATAGTCTGGAGACGATCAGCGGCAGCGTTTGGGTCGGCGTCGGCCTCGGCCTGACGGCAGCGATGTGTCAGGCGCTGGGTGGCATTATTGCGAAACCGATTATGCAAACAGCGATCGACCCGGTGGCGGCTTCTGCGATTCGCATGATGACCGCGTTTGCCGCTCACTCGCTGCTGCGTGCCAGCGGCGCGCGGATTGCCCGCCCAACTCAGCCGATGAATGGCAAAATATTTGCTATCACTGCCGTGAACGGTTTTCTGGCCATGGCGGTGGGCATGACTCTGATTCTGTATGCACTGCGTGAAGGCAATGTCGGGATGGTGGCGCTACTTTCCTCCACCACACCCATCATGCTTTTGCCTATACTTTGGGTCTATACCAAGCAAAGGCCGAACCGATTCGCCTGGCTTGGCGCACTGGTGGCCGTGATGGGTACCGGAATATTGGTGTACTAAGACCGAGCCTGTCCTGACAGACGGTCAATTTTGATCAATAGGCAACGTTTTATTGCATTGATAGGGAGAATCATTGATCTTAACCTACTGCAAGCACACCAAAGTGTAGTAAAATTACGCTAATTTCGATTTCTAGTTACTTTGAATTTGACGAGGTCATAACTATGTCAGCTAAGAAGCCTATGGCTCTGGTGATCCTGGATGGATGGGGTTACCGTGAAGACAACTCAAGCAACGCGATCAACAACGCAAACACTCCGGTTCTTGATGGTCTGATGGCGAATAACCCACACACTCTTATCTCGGCTTCAGGTATGGACGTAGGTCTGCCTGACGGTCAAATGGGTAACTCTGAAGTGGGCCACACTAACATCGGTGCCGGTCGCATCGTGTATCAAGATCTGACTCGCATCACTAAAGCGATCTCAGACGGCGAATTCCAACAAAACCCAGTACTGGTTACCGCTATCGACCAAGCAGTCGCAGCGGGCAAAGCCGTACACCTGATGGGTCTGATGTCTCCGGGTGGCGTTCACTCTCACGAAGATCACATCTACGCAGCCGTTGAAATGGCAGCAGCACGTGGCGCTGAGAAAATTTATCTGCACTGCTTCCTGGATGGCCGTGATACTCCGCCTCGCAGCGCAGAAGCATCACTGAAACGTTTTGACGAACTGTTCGCGAAACTGGGTAAAGGCCGTATCGCCTCTGTGGTTGGTCGTTACTACGCGATGGACCGTGACAACAACTGGGAACGCGTTGAAAAAGCTTACGATGTACTGACTGCGGCGCAAGGTGAATTCACTTACGGCTCTGCGGTAGAAGCACTGCAAGCGGCTTACGCTCGCGACGAAAACGATGAGTTCGTAAAAGCCACTGAAATCCGTGCTGAAGG
It contains:
- a CDS encoding SLC13 family permease, with the protein product MQTLDKGLLLRLALSFGLPLLVLMLPIDAIPINDLTLVQHRLLAIFLLAALLWVLEPVPVFATSILIIALELVMISDKGLHPFRAPVEGHDLGHLLPYTEIFSAFSSPIIILFMGGFALAIAASKYELDNNLARVLLKPFGNQPKYIMLGLMLITSVFSMFMSNTATTVMMLALLGPIVASAPKGDLGIKALVLCIPIAANTGGIATPIGTPPNAIALQYLTGENSISFLSWMMMGLPFVLIQLTIAWFLLQKLFPSSQPTMTLKLDGTFQRNWRAVVVYVTFAATILLWMTTSLHGMNTYVVSIIPLAVFTLTGIMGKEELKQINWDVLWLVAGGIAIGIGLEQTGLATALAHAIDYESLSPMSVVITLSLVCWVMANFMSNTATANLLMPIAAAIGATMNSLSDVGGLQGLLVVVAFSASLGMILPVSTPPNSLAYSTGLIQSKDMAKTGLIIGVIGLAIVYIAAAILG
- a CDS encoding methyl-accepting chemotaxis protein; amino-acid sequence: MRHTIKFKIQVAIAIIIAIVSGVQAWNSISQLRQETTKSINSEMANVSLATSRYISDWLSIRSDMMLANESRIASGENTDRELLVTKHAGQFLSVYAGFSDGTIAYGDKSEDWPADYDPRTRPWYQDAMANSGLVLTEPYQDFDGSIVVSFAKAFRGSRQGVLAADLTVTNLIKQVLSIKLDNNGFAFLVDGNNKIVAYQDEKLSQKPLTELNPQLSAQTMQQLAAADHASQIQWPSRDDQLIYVSKIAGTNWLLGIVVDHGMAYASVSDQITFTSIATLILYVLIALASTWVVNRLLQPLQVLSGALQELSRGEGDLTQRVNIERKDEIGELAEKVNQFISQMQTMLKDIVEHSHSLSSQAQHAKSLSIQSTDRVKRQQDDVNQIATAIHEMSATAAEVASHAELTANASQASASACEEGQSVIGKNRQAITDLANQVTNAASVIRELESNAQSINQILSTIQGIAEQTNLLALNAAIEAARAGDQGRGFAVVADEVRVLSQRTHGSTEEIRTMIETLQRNTQQAVESMESSTSLADSSVSYAQQAQDSLASITQAITEINDMALQIASAAEEQRAVSEDISRNTQGIKDASDDLAYQAQQSSESASEMHSAADAMRHEISRFKV
- a CDS encoding DMT family transporter; this encodes MGFEWLALAAAFLWAIAGLMSVTPARYLGTFTYSRWRMGCTSVILGTIALLSGGWSSVDTSAVTPMMLSGLIGIFIGDTALFACLNRMGPRQAGLLFSCHAVFSAILGYFLFSESMTPGELLGSALVFSGVLTAIFFGRRGQTNNSLETISGSVWVGVGLGLTAAMCQALGGIIAKPIMQTAIDPVAASAIRMMTAFAAHSLLRASGARIARPTQPMNGKIFAITAVNGFLAMAVGMTLILYALREGNVGMVALLSSTTPIMLLPILWVYTKQRPNRFAWLGALVAVMGTGILVY